AACTGGTGAAAATGGTGGCGAAATAAAAGATGTAAATTTTGAATTAAGCAATTACGATGACTTAGTTGTCAAAAAACAAGGAGTCGAAAAAGTTGATGTAAATCCAATTTACTTCGATTATGATAAGTATGATATTACACCAAAAGCTGTAGAAGAATTGTCTAAAGTTGTCTTTGTTATGCAGAAATTTCCAAACATCAGAATCAAAATTGAATCGCATACCGATTCACGCGGAAAGGATTCGTACAACTTGAAACTTTCAGATAACAGAGCAAAATCAACTCGAGATTATATCCTTTCTCAAGGCATAGATGCTTCTAGAATTGAAAGTGCAATTGGTTACGGAGAAACACGATTAATTAACAGATGTAAAAATGGTGTAAAATGTTCTGAAGAGGAGCATGTCCTAAATAGACGTTCAGATTTTATCATTATTCAAAAATAGTTCTATATTTGTGCTGTAAAGTATTGATTTTCAGTTAAAAATATAAAACGTCGAAACCATTTGGAAGTTGGTTTTTTTAATTCTTTTTTAAGAATAATGGACAAGGAGGAAATCAGACTGCATGGATTTGCAGTCTGATTTTTGATTTTTTAAAACTTTTATTTTTTCTGCATTTGAACAAAAATAAATTCTAATTTTGATATTCAGTTTTACATTATTATAATCTGCAATATTTTACTATTTATGAGCATTCAAGAGACTATTCAAGCATTACGAAATGAACTTAATCAGCACAACTATAATTATTATGTGTTAGACAATGCTACAATTTCAGATTATGATTTTGATATTAAGCTAAAAGAGCTTCAGGATTTAGAGAATAAACATCCAGAGTTTTTTGACGAAAATTCGCCAACTCAGCGAGTAGGAGGAACTGTTACCAAAAATTTCAAAACAATAGCGCATCAATACAGAATGTATTCTTTGGATAATTCTTATTCTAAAGAAGATCTTTTAGATTGGGAAAACCGCATTCAGAAAGTTTTAGGAAACGTGAACTTGCAATACACTTGCGAATTAAAATATGACGGAGCCTCAATAAGTATTACGTACGAAAACGGAAAATTAGTTCAGGCCTTAACCCGTGGAGATGGTTTTCAAGGAGATGAGGTAACTAGCAACATAAAAACCATAAAATCAGTTCCGTTGCATTTGAAAGGAAATTATCCTGATAAATTTGACATTCGTGGAGAAATTATTCTTCCGTTTGCTGGTTTTGAAAAAATGAATCAAGAATTAATAGAAATTGGCGAAACTCCATATTCAAACCCAAGAAATACAGCTTCGGGAAGTTTAAAATTACAAGATAGTGCTGAGGTAGCTAAACGTCCGCTAGAATGTTTGCTTTATTTTGTTACAGGAAACAACCTGCCTTTTAAAACGCAATTTGAAGGGTTAGAATTAGCTAGAAGCTGGGGCTTTAAAGTGCCAAAAGAAGCAAAACTAGTTAATAGTATGCAAGAAGTTTTTGACTTTATTGATTATTGGGATGTTCACCGTCATAATTTGCCTTATGAAACAGATGGAGTTGTTATAAAAGTCAACAGCATTCAGCATCAGGAAGAATTAGGATATACAGCAAAATCGCCACGTTGGGCAATTGCTTACAAATTTAAATCAGAACAAGTTTCAACCAAATTAAAATCAATTTCGTATCAAGTTGGAAGAACTGGAGCTATAACACCAGTTGCCAATCTAGAACCTGTTCAGCTAGCTGGAACTATTGTAAAAAGAGCTTCTCTTCATAATGCCGATCAAATTGAAAAATTAGATATTAGAATAAATGATACTGTTTTTGTTGAAAAAGGGGGAGAAATTATCCCTAAAATCATTGCAGTAGATTTAGAGAAACGACCAGAAGATTCAGAAAAAACGCATTATATCACGCACTGTCCAGAATGTCAGACAGAATTGGTTAGAAACGAAGGAGAAGCCAATCATTATTGCCCTAATTTTTATGGATGCCCTCCGCAGATTATAGGAAGAATTCAGCACTATATTTCAAGAAAAGCAATGGATATTGAAGGACTTGGAGGAGAAACAGTGACGCTGCTTTTCAAAAATGATTTAGTGCATAACTACGCTGATTTGTACGAGCTTAAAGTAGAAGATATTTTGCATCTAGAACGAATGGCTAAAAAATCAGCTGAAAACTTGGTGAACGGAGTGCAGAAATCAAAGGAAATTCCGTTCGAAAGCGTATTATTTGCACTTGGAATTCGTTTTGTTGGAGAAACAGTTGCCAAAAAACTAGCCAAGCATTACAAAAATATAGATGCTTTAGCGCAGGCATCATTAATGGATTTAATTTTGGTTGATGAAATTGGAGAAAGAATTGCTAAAAGTGTTATTGAATTCTTCGAAAATGAAGAAAATAGAAAAATTATTGAACGATTAAAAAGTTATGGAATTCAATTTGAAATTGAAGAAAAAATAAACCCAAATGCTACTGATAAATTTGTTGGAAAAACTTTTGTGGTTTCTGGCGTCTTTAGTCAATTTTCTAGAGATGAATTAAAGAAAGCCATCGAAGATAACGGAGGAAAAGTAGGAAGCTCAATTTCTGCAAAAACAGATTTTGTAGTCGCGGGAGATAATATGGGGCCAGCAAAGCTAGAGAAAGCAACAAAGTTGAACATCACTATATTATCAGAAGAAGACTTTATAAACAAATTGAATGAAGCCTAATAAACCATCATTAATTTTGTTCTTTTTCGGCTTGTTTTGTACCATCATTTTTGATTGGACAGAACAAGATGTTTTTGCGACATATGCAAAAGCTATTGTTCTCCCTGCTATTTTTATTTATTATTTAATTAGCAGTGAGTTTCAAATCGGGAAAACAGAAGGATTGATCTTTTTATTCTGTTTTATTGGACAAGTTTATGATTTGATGGATATTGAAAGCTCTGATTTAGGAGGAGTGCTTAGTTTTCTAGTTGTTTATAGTTTAATCGTCATGATATTTATTCGGCAGCATGAA
The Flavobacterium humidisoli DNA segment above includes these coding regions:
- the ligA gene encoding NAD-dependent DNA ligase LigA; this encodes MSIQETIQALRNELNQHNYNYYVLDNATISDYDFDIKLKELQDLENKHPEFFDENSPTQRVGGTVTKNFKTIAHQYRMYSLDNSYSKEDLLDWENRIQKVLGNVNLQYTCELKYDGASISITYENGKLVQALTRGDGFQGDEVTSNIKTIKSVPLHLKGNYPDKFDIRGEIILPFAGFEKMNQELIEIGETPYSNPRNTASGSLKLQDSAEVAKRPLECLLYFVTGNNLPFKTQFEGLELARSWGFKVPKEAKLVNSMQEVFDFIDYWDVHRHNLPYETDGVVIKVNSIQHQEELGYTAKSPRWAIAYKFKSEQVSTKLKSISYQVGRTGAITPVANLEPVQLAGTIVKRASLHNADQIEKLDIRINDTVFVEKGGEIIPKIIAVDLEKRPEDSEKTHYITHCPECQTELVRNEGEANHYCPNFYGCPPQIIGRIQHYISRKAMDIEGLGGETVTLLFKNDLVHNYADLYELKVEDILHLERMAKKSAENLVNGVQKSKEIPFESVLFALGIRFVGETVAKKLAKHYKNIDALAQASLMDLILVDEIGERIAKSVIEFFENEENRKIIERLKSYGIQFEIEEKINPNATDKFVGKTFVVSGVFSQFSRDELKKAIEDNGGKVGSSISAKTDFVVAGDNMGPAKLEKATKLNITILSEEDFINKLNEA